One segment of Pyrococcus sp. ST04 DNA contains the following:
- a CDS encoding UbiD family decarboxylase yields the protein MLREIVEGFEETVVVEKPVSKELEITKYLLKYRDRPVLFKDVDGWEVVGNIWSKRERIARFLRTDNKGLLELLAYAIENPKDYRTSKSANFLKNREIPNLKELPIPKFYPRDGGRYFTSAMVIAKKDDFVNVSFHRMMVLDEERAAIRLVPRHLYSMWKDSVDHGEDLDVRIVVGNPVHLLLAGATSVAYGVSELKIASSISMKAFGKPVEVVDMGGIPVPVDSEFVFEAKITDELTDEGPFVDITGTYDIVRKQPVVVFEKMYHVDNPIFHVLLPGGYEHYMLMGLPKEPQIYASVKRVVPKVHGVRLTEGGCMWLHAVVSITKQHEGDGKNAILAAFAGHPSLKRVIVVDEDVNIYDDREVEWAVATRFQPDRDLVVITNARGSSLDPSGKDGLTAKWGIDATKPLSRKEEFEKVNI from the coding sequence ATGCTAAGGGAAATAGTTGAAGGGTTTGAGGAAACGGTCGTTGTAGAGAAGCCCGTAAGCAAAGAGCTAGAGATAACAAAGTACTTACTCAAATATAGAGACAGGCCAGTTCTCTTCAAAGACGTTGATGGGTGGGAGGTTGTCGGTAATATATGGTCAAAAAGGGAGAGAATAGCTCGATTCTTAAGAACTGATAACAAAGGCCTACTCGAGCTTCTAGCCTATGCAATAGAAAATCCAAAGGATTATAGAACTTCAAAAAGCGCTAACTTTCTGAAAAATAGAGAAATCCCCAATCTTAAAGAGCTACCAATCCCAAAATTCTATCCTAGGGACGGTGGGAGGTATTTCACATCAGCGATGGTCATAGCGAAGAAAGATGACTTTGTTAACGTTTCCTTCCACAGGATGATGGTTTTAGATGAAGAGAGAGCGGCAATAAGGCTGGTTCCAAGACACCTATACTCAATGTGGAAAGACTCTGTTGACCATGGGGAGGATCTCGATGTCAGGATAGTCGTAGGCAACCCGGTGCACCTTCTCCTAGCAGGAGCTACGAGCGTTGCCTACGGGGTAAGCGAGTTGAAGATAGCATCGTCAATAAGCATGAAAGCCTTTGGAAAGCCAGTTGAAGTAGTTGACATGGGAGGAATTCCAGTTCCAGTTGATAGCGAGTTCGTGTTTGAAGCCAAGATAACGGATGAACTTACAGATGAGGGCCCCTTCGTTGACATAACTGGAACATATGACATAGTTAGGAAACAGCCCGTGGTCGTTTTTGAGAAGATGTATCACGTTGACAACCCCATATTCCACGTGCTCTTGCCGGGGGGATATGAACATTATATGCTGATGGGCCTTCCAAAGGAGCCCCAGATATATGCCAGCGTGAAGAGGGTTGTTCCAAAAGTTCATGGAGTTAGGCTCACTGAGGGTGGATGCATGTGGTTGCATGCCGTTGTTTCTATAACCAAGCAACATGAAGGAGACGGTAAAAATGCCATATTAGCTGCATTCGCCGGCCATCCAAGCCTTAAAAGGGTAATAGTCGTCGATGAAGATGTGAATATATATGACGATAGAGAGGTTGAATGGGCCGTTGCGACAAGGTTCCAACCCGATAGAGATCTAGTTGTAATAACGAATGCGAGAGGCAGCTCACTCGATCCCTCTGGAAAGGATGGGTTAACTGCGAAGTGGGGAATAGATGCAACGAAGCCACTATCTAGAAAAGAAGAGTTTGAGAAAGTTAACATATGA
- the infB gene encoding intein-containing translation initiation factor aIF-2: MKRIRQPIIAVLGHVDHGKCLLPTESVIVPTLGRITLEKLFNMGGKIVEHREGLEIRELSLPITSADGEGRISARKGMYIWRIKHKGEIIRVKLKGWHSVSVTPEHPFLTPLGWKRADSIKPGDYIAVPRYIHGNESCEVFMKFIKEKVRDLPKNLEEEFYQAGVRFGKEHSPIIDKELNILFLAPKKYLIEFFRGLFDEKAEINTEAGEISLQVDSEKTLEALSLALLRFGIVSQIKEGRTLIIKGRRNITAFSMQIGFKNYEKAKLLEKAKEASRESEVYPIFEEIRRIGLLFGFTENELKSLIPGFGKNAPTYEALMRALERIERGSPTLERKLAILEGKAEDKELLKVLEKEGLIENGRLTKLGRELLEVWRNREFDSKDILYLRNILDNLVFLPVERVEKVEYDGYVYDITTETHNFVANGILVHNTTLLDRIRKTNVAAKEAGGITQHIGATEVPIDVVKKIAGPLIKLWKAEIKLPGLLFIDTPGHEAFTSLRARGGSLADLAVLVVDVNEGFQPQTIESIEILRRYKTPFIVAANKIDRIKGWVIKEDEPFLMNIKRQDQRAVQELETKIWELIGKFYEMGFQANRFDRVQNFTRELAIVPISAKYGIGIAELLVLIAGLSQKYLEERLKIEVEGPARGTILEVREEPGLGHTIDVIIYDGTLHKDDTIVVGGKDKAIVTKIRALLKPKPLDEIRDPRFRFDYVEEVTAAAGVKIAAPGLEEALAGSPVIAAPTPEDVERAKQEILKQIESVVISTDKMGVIVKADTLGSLEALSKELQEKKIPIRKADVGNISKTDVMEALSVREENPKYGVVLGFNVKVNEDAEEVAKAKGVPIFVGNIIYKLIEDYEAWIKQEEEKRKRELLAKVTFPGVIRLYPDERYVFRRSNPAIVGIEVVEGRIKPGVTLIKQNGQKVGTIRSIKSRDEFLQEARKGQAVAIAIEGAIVGRHIHPGEMLYVDISRDDAITLLKYLRDELEDTDIKALKMIAQIKAKEDPFWRAV; this comes from the coding sequence ATGAAAAGAATTAGACAACCAATAATTGCCGTTCTTGGTCACGTTGACCATGGGAAGTGTCTACTTCCCACAGAAAGCGTCATAGTTCCCACACTTGGTAGGATAACCCTCGAGAAGCTGTTTAACATGGGAGGGAAGATCGTCGAGCACAGGGAGGGTTTGGAGATAAGAGAGCTCTCACTCCCAATAACCTCCGCTGATGGAGAAGGCAGAATATCCGCAAGGAAGGGAATGTATATTTGGAGGATCAAACATAAGGGAGAGATAATTAGAGTTAAGCTAAAAGGATGGCATTCCGTAAGTGTCACACCAGAACACCCATTCCTCACACCCTTGGGATGGAAAAGGGCTGACAGCATAAAACCAGGAGATTATATCGCAGTTCCGAGGTACATACACGGTAATGAAAGTTGCGAGGTGTTCATGAAGTTCATTAAGGAAAAGGTAAGAGATCTGCCAAAAAATCTCGAAGAAGAGTTTTATCAGGCAGGGGTAAGGTTCGGTAAAGAACACTCCCCTATAATAGACAAAGAGTTAAACATTCTCTTTCTTGCGCCTAAAAAATACCTGATTGAATTCTTCAGAGGGCTATTTGATGAAAAAGCCGAAATAAATACAGAAGCTGGGGAGATATCCCTACAAGTTGATTCAGAAAAAACTCTTGAAGCTCTTTCTCTAGCCCTCCTAAGGTTCGGAATTGTTTCCCAGATAAAAGAGGGAAGAACGCTTATTATTAAGGGAAGAAGGAACATAACAGCATTTTCTATGCAGATAGGCTTTAAGAATTATGAAAAAGCTAAGCTATTAGAAAAAGCCAAAGAAGCAAGTAGAGAAAGCGAGGTCTATCCAATATTTGAAGAAATAAGAAGAATTGGGCTGCTTTTTGGGTTTACCGAAAATGAGCTGAAATCTCTAATTCCTGGATTTGGCAAGAATGCACCCACTTATGAAGCCCTCATGAGAGCCCTGGAGAGGATAGAAAGAGGATCTCCAACACTTGAAAGAAAACTAGCAATCTTAGAGGGGAAAGCCGAAGATAAAGAACTCCTAAAAGTCCTAGAAAAAGAAGGACTGATTGAAAACGGAAGGCTAACCAAGCTCGGAAGGGAATTGTTAGAAGTGTGGAGAAACAGAGAGTTTGACTCGAAAGATATATTATACCTTAGGAACATTCTGGATAATCTTGTATTCTTACCAGTAGAGAGGGTAGAGAAAGTAGAGTACGATGGATATGTTTATGACATAACAACCGAAACCCATAACTTCGTTGCTAACGGAATACTTGTTCACAACACCACCCTTCTCGATAGGATAAGAAAAACTAACGTTGCGGCAAAGGAAGCGGGAGGAATAACCCAACACATAGGAGCTACAGAGGTTCCAATAGACGTTGTCAAGAAGATAGCGGGTCCACTTATAAAGCTCTGGAAGGCCGAGATAAAGTTACCTGGGCTGTTGTTCATAGATACTCCAGGCCATGAAGCATTTACAAGTCTGAGGGCTAGAGGAGGAAGCCTGGCAGATCTTGCAGTTCTCGTGGTCGATGTTAATGAGGGCTTCCAGCCTCAGACAATAGAGAGCATCGAAATACTAAGGAGATACAAGACCCCCTTCATAGTCGCCGCAAACAAGATAGACAGAATAAAAGGATGGGTCATAAAAGAGGATGAGCCCTTCCTGATGAACATAAAGAGGCAGGATCAAAGGGCCGTCCAGGAGCTTGAAACAAAGATTTGGGAACTTATAGGAAAGTTCTATGAGATGGGCTTCCAAGCTAACAGATTTGATAGGGTTCAGAACTTCACAAGGGAGCTAGCCATAGTTCCGATTTCAGCAAAGTACGGAATTGGCATTGCAGAGCTCCTAGTTCTCATAGCCGGTCTGAGCCAGAAGTACCTTGAAGAGAGGCTAAAGATAGAGGTTGAAGGGCCTGCAAGGGGAACGATACTAGAAGTTAGAGAAGAACCCGGACTCGGACACACGATAGACGTTATAATATACGATGGAACATTGCATAAAGACGATACGATAGTCGTTGGAGGAAAGGATAAGGCGATAGTAACCAAGATAAGGGCCCTCCTAAAACCAAAACCCTTAGACGAAATTAGAGATCCAAGATTCAGGTTCGACTACGTTGAGGAAGTTACTGCAGCCGCTGGTGTCAAGATAGCCGCCCCAGGTCTCGAAGAAGCCCTAGCAGGCTCTCCAGTTATAGCAGCTCCAACCCCCGAGGATGTTGAAAGGGCTAAACAAGAAATTTTGAAACAAATTGAAAGTGTAGTTATAAGCACCGACAAGATGGGGGTCATAGTCAAAGCCGACACGCTGGGAAGCTTAGAAGCATTAAGCAAAGAGCTCCAGGAGAAGAAAATACCAATTAGAAAGGCCGATGTCGGCAACATAAGTAAAACAGACGTTATGGAGGCCCTAAGCGTAAGAGAAGAGAATCCAAAGTACGGCGTTGTTTTGGGATTCAATGTGAAAGTTAATGAAGACGCTGAGGAAGTTGCAAAGGCAAAGGGAGTTCCTATCTTTGTTGGAAATATAATCTATAAGCTCATAGAGGACTACGAAGCTTGGATTAAGCAAGAAGAAGAAAAGAGAAAGAGAGAACTGTTGGCAAAAGTAACGTTCCCTGGAGTAATAAGGCTGTATCCCGATGAAAGATACGTATTTAGGAGAAGCAATCCGGCAATAGTAGGGATTGAGGTCGTCGAGGGGAGAATAAAACCAGGAGTCACTTTGATTAAGCAGAACGGCCAAAAGGTCGGTACAATAAGGTCTATCAAGAGCAGGGATGAATTCCTCCAAGAGGCTAGAAAGGGACAGGCAGTTGCCATAGCAATAGAAGGGGCAATAGTTGGGAGACACATACATCCGGGAGAAATGCTTTACGTAGACATAAGTAGGGATGACGCAATAACCCTATTGAAGTACTTAAGAGACGAGCTCGAAGACACTGACATAAAGGCCCTTAAGATGATAGCACAAATAAAGGCAAAAGAAGACCCATTCTGGAGGGCGGTTTAA
- a CDS encoding ATP-binding protein: protein MIILVDITKITVRANLQKEESLKLPERIGGERNKRVVVVFDEFQEVANLGQAVLAKMRSEFQNHRNAIYVFIGSKTGMMRDIFQSIESPFYNFGMHMVLKRIPPEKFKPFILRKFEESGIKVPEDLVDEILGITKGHPHYTQMLCYRLWLNAKLAGKVELDSDDLKMAVEEVLSETSEFFEEI from the coding sequence GTGATTATACTTGTTGATATAACAAAAATTACAGTTAGAGCTAACTTACAAAAAGAGGAGTCCCTCAAGTTGCCAGAAAGAATCGGAGGTGAAAGAAATAAAAGGGTTGTTGTCGTATTCGACGAGTTTCAAGAGGTTGCAAATCTTGGACAGGCAGTTCTGGCGAAGATGCGCTCAGAATTTCAAAACCACAGAAACGCAATTTATGTTTTTATAGGGAGCAAGACCGGCATGATGAGGGATATTTTTCAGTCCATTGAGAGTCCGTTTTACAACTTCGGCATGCACATGGTTCTCAAAAGGATCCCTCCCGAGAAGTTCAAGCCCTTTATTCTCAGAAAGTTCGAGGAAAGTGGAATTAAAGTGCCCGAAGATTTAGTCGATGAGATACTCGGAATAACCAAGGGGCATCCTCACTACACCCAAATGCTATGCTATCGCCTCTGGCTGAACGCAAAACTTGCAGGAAAAGTAGAACTCGATAGCGATGACCTAAAAATGGCCGTTGAGGAAGTGCTCTCGGAAACCTCAGAGTTCTTTGAGGAGATATAG
- a CDS encoding DNA-binding protein, with the protein MAEDIEEIRRRKLLELQKKYLEQQKAQEEEAKQQALIEAQIQAILRRILTPEARERLARVKLVRPELARQVELILVQLYQAGQITDKIDDAKLKKILAQIEARTRKEFRIKW; encoded by the coding sequence ATGGCTGAGGACATTGAAGAGATAAGGAGAAGAAAGCTCCTGGAGCTTCAAAAGAAGTATTTGGAGCAGCAGAAAGCTCAAGAAGAGGAAGCTAAGCAACAAGCATTAATCGAGGCTCAAATTCAGGCTATCCTTAGGAGAATATTAACCCCAGAGGCAAGGGAGAGGCTTGCAAGGGTTAAGCTTGTGAGACCTGAACTGGCCAGACAAGTTGAGCTGATATTGGTTCAGCTCTACCAAGCTGGTCAGATAACGGACAAGATAGATGATGCCAAACTTAAGAAAATCCTCGCTCAGATAGAGGCAAGAACTAGGAAGGAGTTTAGGATTAAGTGGTAG
- a CDS encoding carbamoyltransferase encodes MIIVGIHDGHDAGAVLIKDNEIFAVNEERLNRIKKYRGFPKLSLEKVLEMSKVYPEEVDAIAVAGVFRRQKRLLELEAHLKAVFGPDFKRKVIFVEHHLAHAASAYYTSGWRNAIVLTIDAAGDGLSSTINIGRDGEIIRIAQSTYIDSLGDFYASITELLGFKPMRHEGKVMSLAAYGRPSYDLSNIIELNGLTFENHLKVIGAEATKRLAELFSYPLERAKEIAKEMKRGKLDGELQKKAIEIAASAQAHLEKLVEEIGLQLKKYALPLAYAGGVAQNVKANAILRRIFPTLWVFPAMDDAGLAFGAATFVKAQFERLDGKWKPFKLEHVYLGPSYQKEHVEKLLKEKKVEYEEITDVPSFVADALLEGKLVGFFQGRMEFGPRALGNRSILADPREDIVREKLNVALKRDVFQPFAPSILEERAGEYLADLNGPPNRFMTMSYIASEEFRKLAPAVVHVDGTTRPQSVVKEVNPTYYDLIKTFERRSGVGAILNTSFNMHGEPIVCSPTDALKTFKEANLDILVIEGFAVYGE; translated from the coding sequence ATGATAATAGTCGGCATCCACGATGGACACGACGCGGGAGCCGTTTTAATAAAGGACAATGAAATATTCGCCGTCAATGAGGAAAGGCTTAACAGAATAAAGAAATATAGAGGATTCCCCAAATTAAGCCTAGAAAAAGTTCTCGAAATGTCAAAAGTTTATCCCGAAGAGGTAGATGCAATAGCGGTTGCCGGCGTGTTTAGAAGGCAAAAAAGACTTCTCGAGCTTGAAGCTCATTTGAAGGCTGTTTTCGGCCCTGATTTCAAGCGGAAAGTTATCTTTGTTGAACACCACCTGGCCCATGCCGCTTCTGCATACTACACGTCTGGTTGGAGAAATGCAATTGTTTTAACAATAGACGCGGCCGGAGATGGCCTAAGTTCCACTATCAACATAGGAAGGGATGGTGAAATAATCAGAATTGCCCAGAGCACATATATAGACAGTCTGGGAGACTTCTATGCATCTATCACAGAGCTTCTCGGATTTAAGCCCATGAGACATGAGGGGAAAGTTATGAGCCTAGCAGCCTACGGGAGGCCAAGCTACGACTTGAGCAACATCATTGAACTGAATGGTCTTACATTTGAAAACCACCTAAAAGTTATAGGAGCTGAAGCGACAAAGAGATTAGCAGAGCTTTTCTCTTACCCACTCGAAAGGGCAAAGGAAATAGCGAAAGAAATGAAACGGGGGAAGTTGGATGGGGAGCTACAGAAAAAGGCAATAGAAATAGCCGCAAGTGCTCAAGCTCATCTTGAGAAGCTAGTGGAAGAAATTGGCCTTCAATTAAAAAAATATGCTCTTCCCCTGGCCTATGCTGGAGGAGTTGCCCAGAACGTAAAGGCCAACGCTATCCTGAGGAGAATCTTCCCAACCCTCTGGGTGTTCCCGGCTATGGACGATGCAGGCCTTGCATTTGGGGCGGCTACATTTGTAAAGGCCCAGTTTGAGAGACTTGACGGGAAATGGAAACCCTTCAAGTTAGAACACGTCTATTTAGGGCCTAGCTATCAAAAAGAACATGTAGAAAAGCTTCTTAAGGAGAAAAAAGTGGAATACGAAGAAATCACTGACGTTCCATCCTTCGTCGCAGATGCCCTTCTTGAGGGAAAACTTGTTGGCTTCTTCCAGGGAAGGATGGAATTTGGGCCAAGGGCCCTAGGAAATAGATCGATCTTAGCCGATCCCAGGGAAGATATCGTAAGGGAAAAGCTCAACGTTGCCTTAAAGAGGGATGTCTTTCAGCCTTTTGCCCCTTCCATTCTTGAGGAGAGAGCCGGAGAATATCTAGCAGATCTCAACGGACCACCAAACAGGTTTATGACTATGAGCTACATTGCAAGCGAAGAATTCAGGAAGCTTGCTCCAGCAGTTGTGCATGTAGATGGCACTACCAGACCCCAGAGCGTTGTGAAAGAAGTAAATCCTACTTATTATGATCTAATAAAGACCTTTGAGAGAAGGAGTGGGGTTGGAGCTATACTAAACACGAGCTTCAACATGCATGGCGAACCTATAGTCTGCTCTCCAACTGATGCCCTGAAAACCTTCAAGGAGGCTAATTTGGACATCCTCGTGATTGAAGGATTTGCGGTCTATGGAGAGTAA
- the htpX gene encoding zinc metalloprotease HtpX, whose protein sequence is MGLDMWIRTGVLMAFLTALFVGIGYLIGGEAGMIIAFTFALFMNLISYWFSDSIVLGWYNARIVSEEEAPELHRIVEDLARRAGIPKPRVAIVPTMTPNAFATGRSPKNAVVAVTEGLLQILNRDELEGVIAHEISHIKNRDTLIQTLAAVMAGAIMVLVDFARWSLWFGAYDEDRDAGNIIGLILAIILAPIAAMLIQLAISRSREYLADETGARISGKPHALASALLKIEQAIRYRPMREGNPATAHMFIVNPFRGVDFAELFSTHPPTEKRIERLRKIALEMGIIF, encoded by the coding sequence ATGGGTCTTGATATGTGGATAAGAACTGGAGTTTTAATGGCCTTCCTAACGGCGCTGTTTGTGGGCATAGGTTACTTAATCGGCGGAGAGGCGGGGATGATAATAGCGTTTACCTTTGCGCTCTTCATGAACCTGATAAGTTACTGGTTCAGCGACTCTATAGTGCTTGGTTGGTACAATGCAAGAATAGTTAGTGAGGAGGAGGCCCCAGAGTTGCACAGGATAGTTGAGGATCTTGCCAGGAGGGCAGGTATTCCAAAGCCTAGGGTAGCCATAGTTCCAACGATGACTCCAAATGCATTTGCAACTGGGAGAAGCCCTAAGAATGCTGTGGTTGCTGTTACTGAAGGGTTGTTGCAGATTCTAAATAGGGACGAGCTCGAGGGGGTTATAGCTCATGAGATAAGTCATATAAAGAATAGGGACACACTGATTCAAACCCTTGCAGCGGTTATGGCTGGTGCGATCATGGTTCTTGTTGATTTTGCAAGATGGTCCCTTTGGTTCGGTGCTTATGATGAAGACAGAGACGCTGGGAACATCATAGGGCTTATACTCGCAATAATACTCGCCCCAATAGCGGCCATGCTCATTCAGCTGGCCATAAGCAGGTCGAGGGAGTATCTTGCCGATGAAACTGGGGCAAGGATTAGTGGAAAGCCACACGCATTGGCGAGTGCCCTTCTTAAGATAGAGCAGGCAATTCGGTACAGACCAATGCGTGAAGGGAATCCTGCCACTGCTCACATGTTCATAGTTAACCCATTCAGGGGAGTTGACTTTGCGGAGTTGTTCTCAACTCACCCGCCTACTGAAAAGAGAATAGAAAGGCTCAGGAAGATAGCCTTAGAGATGGGAATAATATTCTGA
- a CDS encoding DUF371 domain-containing protein, which translates to MKEVIRCRGHENVRATHRSTLEITKEDYLTPRGDCIICVSANKALKDFSEEVKNALRKGKKVRIRITVGELVDEVVAYGSPELKFESDISIVIRKSTYIDGRTLAIRANKAARDIRREIVERLKNPDIEAVIEVIIVDDE; encoded by the coding sequence ATGAAAGAAGTAATTAGGTGTAGGGGACATGAAAACGTTAGGGCAACTCATAGATCTACCCTTGAGATAACGAAGGAAGACTATTTAACCCCAAGAGGGGACTGTATAATATGCGTATCTGCTAATAAGGCATTGAAAGATTTCTCTGAGGAAGTTAAAAACGCTTTAAGGAAAGGTAAGAAGGTAAGGATAAGGATAACCGTTGGTGAATTGGTGGATGAAGTTGTTGCCTATGGGAGTCCCGAACTTAAGTTCGAGAGTGATATATCAATTGTGATTAGGAAGAGCACCTATATTGATGGCAGAACTCTAGCTATAAGGGCAAATAAAGCTGCTAGAGACATTAGGAGGGAGATTGTGGAGAGACTGAAAAACCCCGACATCGAAGCCGTGATAGAAGTTATAATAGTTGATGATGAGTAG
- the cas3 gene encoding CRISPR-associated helicase Cas3' gives MIPRRIRGIPLEFEDRIKELLENAEYIEKFFMPKVLLWEKYVFGEPLNRFKLPADWTKQIPSFDFEALLKWYETNFKDNWKELTFLKGLLNATDHLASAGEVKIRLLPSIADSIDEKIPREKWRPLQRQAYETYGNLLLRAPTGYGKTEAALLWADRNAQRTKKGITSRIFYILPYKVSINAMHQRLLDVFGDPALVGVLHSSSTFYLYSSHLEYQRLSSLYRKIYTPLKVTTLFQIMKAFFGVGFFEMSLSELTNSLLIFDEIHAYEPNILGIILAILKLLKDYMAKTLIMTATLPTFMEELIKKIINPRELKVSADEADKFTRHRVNLINGSMDNIEGLVGELPKPSLVACNTVDRAIEVYSKLKDMGYKVVLLHSRFPYGDREEKERKLLQNLRKYDFVVATQVVEVSLDLNFESILTEPAPLDALIQRFGRVNRRGFGRLKDVYVLTEGSKGDERVYPPENC, from the coding sequence ATGATTCCGAGAAGGATTCGTGGAATACCACTTGAGTTCGAAGATAGAATCAAAGAGCTTCTGGAAAACGCTGAGTACATAGAGAAGTTCTTTATGCCCAAGGTTCTCCTATGGGAAAAGTACGTATTTGGAGAACCCCTGAACAGGTTCAAATTACCAGCAGATTGGACTAAACAAATTCCGTCTTTCGACTTTGAAGCCCTGCTAAAATGGTATGAGACTAACTTTAAGGACAACTGGAAAGAGCTTACATTCTTGAAGGGTCTTCTAAACGCTACTGATCATCTAGCATCAGCTGGAGAAGTAAAGATAAGGCTACTTCCCAGCATAGCAGATAGCATAGATGAGAAAATTCCAAGAGAGAAGTGGAGACCTCTCCAAAGGCAGGCCTACGAAACTTATGGCAACCTTCTTTTGAGAGCTCCCACGGGCTACGGAAAGACAGAGGCAGCCCTTCTGTGGGCAGATAGAAACGCACAACGGACAAAGAAGGGAATAACGAGTAGGATATTCTACATTCTTCCATACAAGGTCAGCATAAACGCGATGCACCAGCGATTACTCGATGTTTTCGGTGATCCCGCCCTTGTTGGCGTCCTTCACAGCTCTTCAACATTTTATCTTTACTCATCTCATCTTGAATACCAGCGCCTGTCGTCACTCTATCGCAAGATATACACACCCCTCAAAGTCACAACTCTATTCCAAATAATGAAAGCCTTTTTTGGGGTAGGATTCTTCGAGATGAGCCTAAGTGAGCTAACAAACTCCCTTCTGATATTTGATGAGATACATGCCTACGAGCCCAATATCTTGGGAATCATCCTTGCCATACTAAAGCTCCTAAAGGACTATATGGCAAAGACGCTAATCATGACGGCGACACTTCCAACCTTTATGGAGGAGCTAATAAAGAAGATTATCAACCCAAGAGAGCTTAAAGTGTCCGCAGATGAAGCGGACAAATTCACTAGGCATAGGGTGAACCTCATAAACGGTAGTATGGACAACATTGAGGGTCTGGTAGGAGAACTTCCTAAACCATCTCTCGTGGCCTGCAATACTGTAGACAGAGCCATCGAGGTTTATTCCAAGCTTAAAGACATGGGCTATAAGGTCGTGCTTCTTCACAGCCGCTTCCCATACGGGGACAGGGAAGAAAAGGAAAGGAAACTCCTCCAAAACCTTAGGAAATATGACTTCGTGGTTGCAACTCAGGTTGTTGAGGTTTCGCTTGATTTGAATTTCGAGTCAATATTAACGGAGCCAGCTCCTCTTGACGCATTAATTCAGAGATTTGGCAGAGTTAACAGGCGGGGCTTTGGAAGGCTGAAGGATGTCTACGTACTTACAGAAGGCTCCAAGGGCGATGAGAGGGTATACCCCCCCGAAAATTGTTAA
- a CDS encoding adenylate kinase family protein translates to MLIAITGTPGVGKTTIAKLLAERLGYEYVNLREFAMSLGIGEAKGDELEVEVDELAYFVEKKLKGKNVVLDGHLSHLMPVDLVVVLRAHPRIIGERLKERGYSREKIGENVEAELVDVILIEALDNNENVIEIDTTNKTPEEVVNEILELMKSGVKKRVGIVDWSEVYDEVIPYLRLGGEGYGS, encoded by the coding sequence ATGTTAATTGCCATAACTGGAACTCCAGGCGTGGGGAAGACTACTATAGCGAAGTTGTTGGCTGAAAGGCTTGGTTATGAGTACGTTAACCTCAGGGAGTTTGCAATGAGTTTGGGTATTGGAGAAGCTAAAGGGGATGAGTTAGAAGTTGAAGTCGATGAGCTTGCATACTTCGTTGAAAAGAAACTCAAAGGAAAAAACGTCGTTCTTGATGGCCACTTAAGCCATTTAATGCCTGTCGACCTTGTTGTAGTGTTGAGGGCTCATCCAAGGATTATAGGAGAGAGGCTGAAGGAGAGAGGGTACTCAAGGGAAAAAATTGGTGAGAACGTTGAGGCCGAGTTGGTAGATGTTATACTGATTGAAGCACTGGACAACAACGAGAACGTCATTGAGATCGACACAACTAACAAGACTCCGGAAGAGGTTGTTAATGAAATACTTGAGCTAATGAAGTCTGGTGTGAAGAAGAGGGTTGGAATAGTGGACTGGAGCGAAGTTTATGATGAGGTAATCCCCTACTTGAGATTGGGGGGTGAGGGTTATGGGTCTTGA